From the Luteitalea sp. genome, the window GAATGTACTCCGGACAGCAGAAGTCGCCGAGCTGAATCTGCCCGCCGAAGCCGCCGCCTCCCGTCGAGATGCCGATGCTATTCTCCTGACCCGGCGTCTCTGCAATCGCGTTGCCCTCCCGAATCTCCGGTCCTGTCGTCGGCCGCCGCCCGCGCGCCTCTTCCGGCGCCTGCTTCACAGGCGGTGGGGGAGGACGTCGTATCGCCTGCTCGAGCGGCAGACTCATCGACGGCTTCACCGACGGCGGTGTAAACGGCTGCGGCCTGGCGTCCGGCGGCTCCGCCTGCTGCACAGGGCGCCCCGCAATCGGCGTCATGCCGCCGGTCTTCGGTCCCGGCGTGCCGCCCAGGCTAATCGTCATCACCACCTGCTCCTCGTCATCGGGGGATTGACGCCAGCCCGCCGGCATCAACAGGATCGCCGTGAAGACGACCAGGTGTACGATGAGCGAGAGCGTCAGCGTTCGCTGAAGCCCTTCAGGCTCACGGCCACGACCGAGCAGAGCCTGTGAGACCAGATCCTCCACAGCTTACCGCTCTCCAGGTAACCGCGTCACCATGGCGACGTTCTGGACACCCGCCCCCTTCAGGAGATCCATCACCGCGACGGCTTGCGCCATCGTCACCGTTCCGTCGGACCGGAGGTAGACGCTCTTGTCCGAGCGGTCGACCATGAGCTGACGTACGCGCTCCTCAAGAAATTCGATCCCAACCGGATCATCGTCGAGCTGTACTTGGCGTTTCTCAGCAAAGTTGGCTGGGATCGTCACAAAGACGCGCTCCTTCTCGAGCACGGGCGAGTTGCGCGCCTCTGGCAGCGCGACGTCCATGCCGCGCGTCATCAACGGCGCGGCCACCATGAAGATGATCAGGAGCACCAGCATCACGTCGACGAGCGGCACGACGTTGATTTCCGACAAGCTGGGCGCCACGTGGTACATGCGACCCCGCCGTCCACCCATTGCCGATCCGCCGGTCGAATGAACCTTTACACCCGGCATGGTGCTCAAGCCCCTTACGTGAAGTTCCGCTCCGCGATGTTGAGAAACTCCAGCGAGAAGTCCTCCATCGAGGAGGCGAAGTGCTTTATCCGCTGTGTGAGTAGGTTGTAGAAGTACACAG encodes:
- a CDS encoding protein TolR, with protein sequence MGGRRGRMYHVAPSLSEINVVPLVDVMLVLLIIFMVAAPLMTRGMDVALPEARNSPVLEKERVFVTIPANFAEKRQVQLDDDPVGIEFLEERVRQLMVDRSDKSVYLRSDGTVTMAQAVAVMDLLKGAGVQNVAMVTRLPGER